A single genomic interval of Juglans regia cultivar Chandler chromosome 1, Walnut 2.0, whole genome shotgun sequence harbors:
- the LOC108983852 gene encoding protein ABSCISIC ACID-INSENSITIVE 5-like isoform X1 translates to MVITESEMISQGDVESSLPAYQQPKNNPFSSLGRQSSIYSLTLDEFQHTLCESGKNFGSMNMDEFLASIWTAEENQAVNSTATTATTTNNAVNSMSSHAQLSLIDAHTEKGISKQPSLPQQGSLTLPAPLCRKTVEEVWSEIHKGQQGTHQNNNSSNDNGDNVHNPESAPRQPTFGEMTLEDFLVKAGVVREPSCALPVSQSQPLQQYGVYQNNNPTEAPSFVNRPIAGLGGAAGCVSAGGGAGGVSAGASVPTYQTMPLGGGAIGESSGDAGNGKRSGGYPPPPQPPPVYYGGRGVNGGGGYGAPSAMVVAPVSPVSSDGLCKAPVDNSGNQFGLDMGGLRGRKRIIDAGPVEKVAERRQRRMIKNRESAARSRARKQAYTVELEAELNQLREENAHLKQALVDIDWKRKQQYCEEMKTKVQTKAQKDKERLRVLRRNLSCPL, encoded by the exons ATGGTGATCACAGAGTCCGAAATGATCTCCCAAGGCGACGTCGAGTCGTCGTTACCGGCCTATCAACAACCCAAGAACAACCCCTTCTCATCGCTCGGAAGACAATCCTCCATCTACTCCCTCACTCTCGACGAGTTCCAGCACACGCTCTGCGAGAGCGGCAAGAATTTTGGGTCTATGAACATGGACGAGTTCCTTGCCAGCATTTGGACCGCGGAAGAGAACCAAGCCGTCAACTCCACCGCCACAACCGCTACCACCACCAACAATGCCGTCAATAGTATGAGCAGCCATGCCCAGTTGTCTCTGATCGATGCGCATACTGAGAAGGGAATATCAAAGCAGCCAAGCTTGCCACAACAAGGTTCGCTCACCCTTCCCGCACCGCTTTGTAGGAAAACAGTGGAAGAAGTTTGGTCTGAAATCCACAAAGGGCAGCAAGGAACGCATCAGAATAATAACAGCAGCAACGATAATGGTGATAACGTTCATAATCCCGAGTCCGCGCCGCGCCAGCCCACTTTCGGAGAGATGACCTTGGAGGATTTTCTGGTGAAGGCAGGGGTAGTAAGGGAACCATCATGTGCATTGCCTGTCTCTCAATCACAGCCGCTGCAGCAGTACGGGGTGTACCAAAATAACAATCCCACAGAGGCTCCCAGTTTTGTAAATAGGCCCATAGCTGGACTCGGTGGTGCTGCTGGTTGTGTTAGTGCCGGAGGTGGTGCTGGTGGTGTAAGTGCTGGTGCTAGTGTTCCTACTTACCAAACAATGCCACTGGGCGGCGGGGCTATTGGAGAATCGTCAGGGGATGCTGGAAATGGCAAGAGGAGTGGTGGGTACCCGCCGCCGCCTCAGCCGCCACCGGTTTATTATGGTGGGAGAGGAGTGAATGGTGGCGGCGGATACGGTGCACCGTCGGCTATGGTAGTGGCGCCGGTGAGTCCGGTTTCTTCTGATGGGTTGTGCAAAGCTCCGGTCGATAACTCGGGGAATCAATTTGGATTGGACATGGGAGGGTTAAGGGGAAGGAAGAGGATTATAGATGCAGGTCCGGTGGAAAAGGTGGCGGAGAGGAGACAGAGAAGGATGATCAAGAATAGGGAGTCGGCGGCGAGGTCGAGAGCTAGGAAACAG GCATACACAGTTGAGTTAGAAGCAGAATTGAACCAGTTAAGAGAAGAGAACGCCCACCTTAAACAGGCTCTG GTAGATATTGACTGGAAAAGAAAGCAACAG TACTGTGAAGAAATGAAAACCAAAGTTCAAACCAAGGCTCAAAAGGATAAAGAGAGACTGAGGGTGTTGAGGAGGAATCTAAGTTGCCCATTGTGA
- the LOC108983852 gene encoding protein ABSCISIC ACID-INSENSITIVE 5-like isoform X3: protein MVITESEMISQGDVESSLPAYQQPKNNPFSSLGRQSSIYSLTLDEFQHTLCESGKNFGSMNMDEFLASIWTAEENQAVNSTATTATTTNNAVNSMSSHAQLSLIDAHTEKGISKQPSLPQQGSLTLPAPLCRKTVEEVWSEIHKGQQGTHQNNNSSNDNGDNVHNPESAPRQPTFGEMTLEDFLVKAGVVREPSCALPVSQSQPLQQYGVYQNNNPTEAPSFVNRPIAGLGGAAGCVSAGGGAGGVSAGASVPTYQTMPLGGGAIGESSGDAGNGKRSGGYPPPPQPPPVYYGGRGVNGGGGYGAPSAMVVAPVSPVSSDGLCKAPVDNSGNQFGLDMGGLRGRKRIIDAGPVEKVAERRQRRMIKNRESAARSRARKQYCEEMKTKVQTKAQKDKERLRVLRRNLSCPL from the exons ATGGTGATCACAGAGTCCGAAATGATCTCCCAAGGCGACGTCGAGTCGTCGTTACCGGCCTATCAACAACCCAAGAACAACCCCTTCTCATCGCTCGGAAGACAATCCTCCATCTACTCCCTCACTCTCGACGAGTTCCAGCACACGCTCTGCGAGAGCGGCAAGAATTTTGGGTCTATGAACATGGACGAGTTCCTTGCCAGCATTTGGACCGCGGAAGAGAACCAAGCCGTCAACTCCACCGCCACAACCGCTACCACCACCAACAATGCCGTCAATAGTATGAGCAGCCATGCCCAGTTGTCTCTGATCGATGCGCATACTGAGAAGGGAATATCAAAGCAGCCAAGCTTGCCACAACAAGGTTCGCTCACCCTTCCCGCACCGCTTTGTAGGAAAACAGTGGAAGAAGTTTGGTCTGAAATCCACAAAGGGCAGCAAGGAACGCATCAGAATAATAACAGCAGCAACGATAATGGTGATAACGTTCATAATCCCGAGTCCGCGCCGCGCCAGCCCACTTTCGGAGAGATGACCTTGGAGGATTTTCTGGTGAAGGCAGGGGTAGTAAGGGAACCATCATGTGCATTGCCTGTCTCTCAATCACAGCCGCTGCAGCAGTACGGGGTGTACCAAAATAACAATCCCACAGAGGCTCCCAGTTTTGTAAATAGGCCCATAGCTGGACTCGGTGGTGCTGCTGGTTGTGTTAGTGCCGGAGGTGGTGCTGGTGGTGTAAGTGCTGGTGCTAGTGTTCCTACTTACCAAACAATGCCACTGGGCGGCGGGGCTATTGGAGAATCGTCAGGGGATGCTGGAAATGGCAAGAGGAGTGGTGGGTACCCGCCGCCGCCTCAGCCGCCACCGGTTTATTATGGTGGGAGAGGAGTGAATGGTGGCGGCGGATACGGTGCACCGTCGGCTATGGTAGTGGCGCCGGTGAGTCCGGTTTCTTCTGATGGGTTGTGCAAAGCTCCGGTCGATAACTCGGGGAATCAATTTGGATTGGACATGGGAGGGTTAAGGGGAAGGAAGAGGATTATAGATGCAGGTCCGGTGGAAAAGGTGGCGGAGAGGAGACAGAGAAGGATGATCAAGAATAGGGAGTCGGCGGCGAGGTCGAGAGCTAGGAAACAG TACTGTGAAGAAATGAAAACCAAAGTTCAAACCAAGGCTCAAAAGGATAAAGAGAGACTGAGGGTGTTGAGGAGGAATCTAAGTTGCCCATTGTGA
- the LOC108983852 gene encoding protein ABSCISIC ACID-INSENSITIVE 5-like isoform X2, whose protein sequence is MVITESEMISQGDVESSLPAYQQPKNNPFSSLGRQSSIYSLTLDEFQHTLCESGKNFGSMNMDEFLASIWTAEENQAVNSTATTATTTNNAVNSMSSHAQLSLIDAHTEKGISKQPSLPQQGSLTLPAPLCRKTVEEVWSEIHKGQQGTHQNNNSSNDNGDNVHNPESAPRQPTFGEMTLEDFLVKAGVVREPSCALPVSQSQPLQQYGVYQNNNPTEAPSFVNRPIAGLGGAAGCVSAGGGAGGVSAGASVPTYQTMPLGGGAIGESSGDAGNGKRSGGYPPPPQPPPVYYGGRGVNGGGGYGAPSAMVVAPVSPVSSDGLCKAPVDNSGNQFGLDMGGLRGRKRIIDAGPVEKVAERRQRRMIKNRESAARSRARKQAYTVELEAELNQLREENAHLKQALYCEEMKTKVQTKAQKDKERLRVLRRNLSCPL, encoded by the exons ATGGTGATCACAGAGTCCGAAATGATCTCCCAAGGCGACGTCGAGTCGTCGTTACCGGCCTATCAACAACCCAAGAACAACCCCTTCTCATCGCTCGGAAGACAATCCTCCATCTACTCCCTCACTCTCGACGAGTTCCAGCACACGCTCTGCGAGAGCGGCAAGAATTTTGGGTCTATGAACATGGACGAGTTCCTTGCCAGCATTTGGACCGCGGAAGAGAACCAAGCCGTCAACTCCACCGCCACAACCGCTACCACCACCAACAATGCCGTCAATAGTATGAGCAGCCATGCCCAGTTGTCTCTGATCGATGCGCATACTGAGAAGGGAATATCAAAGCAGCCAAGCTTGCCACAACAAGGTTCGCTCACCCTTCCCGCACCGCTTTGTAGGAAAACAGTGGAAGAAGTTTGGTCTGAAATCCACAAAGGGCAGCAAGGAACGCATCAGAATAATAACAGCAGCAACGATAATGGTGATAACGTTCATAATCCCGAGTCCGCGCCGCGCCAGCCCACTTTCGGAGAGATGACCTTGGAGGATTTTCTGGTGAAGGCAGGGGTAGTAAGGGAACCATCATGTGCATTGCCTGTCTCTCAATCACAGCCGCTGCAGCAGTACGGGGTGTACCAAAATAACAATCCCACAGAGGCTCCCAGTTTTGTAAATAGGCCCATAGCTGGACTCGGTGGTGCTGCTGGTTGTGTTAGTGCCGGAGGTGGTGCTGGTGGTGTAAGTGCTGGTGCTAGTGTTCCTACTTACCAAACAATGCCACTGGGCGGCGGGGCTATTGGAGAATCGTCAGGGGATGCTGGAAATGGCAAGAGGAGTGGTGGGTACCCGCCGCCGCCTCAGCCGCCACCGGTTTATTATGGTGGGAGAGGAGTGAATGGTGGCGGCGGATACGGTGCACCGTCGGCTATGGTAGTGGCGCCGGTGAGTCCGGTTTCTTCTGATGGGTTGTGCAAAGCTCCGGTCGATAACTCGGGGAATCAATTTGGATTGGACATGGGAGGGTTAAGGGGAAGGAAGAGGATTATAGATGCAGGTCCGGTGGAAAAGGTGGCGGAGAGGAGACAGAGAAGGATGATCAAGAATAGGGAGTCGGCGGCGAGGTCGAGAGCTAGGAAACAG GCATACACAGTTGAGTTAGAAGCAGAATTGAACCAGTTAAGAGAAGAGAACGCCCACCTTAAACAGGCTCTG TACTGTGAAGAAATGAAAACCAAAGTTCAAACCAAGGCTCAAAAGGATAAAGAGAGACTGAGGGTGTTGAGGAGGAATCTAAGTTGCCCATTGTGA
- the LOC108996274 gene encoding myosin-11-like — translation MEEETLVNSEVPVLKAAEDAVIDADPINKVTNGDLPQLGKEGKKEEEETDGEFIKIEKESIDASHTGVTASVEDNHPTVIERSSSRELLEAQEKIRELEFELERLAGAIKHSESESSQLKDEVSQTKEKLVESGKKYEELELNHKKMQEQIVEDKEKHSAQINSLQEALQAHETKSKELVKVKEAFDGLSLELETSKKRMQELEDELQCSAGEAQKFEELHKQSGSHAESETKRALEFERLLEVAKLSAKEMEDQMASVQEELKGVYEKIAENQKVEEALKVTAAELSVVQDELALSKSQVLDIEQRLSSREDLINELTQELDSRKGSESQMKEHISSLEILIASTKEDLQVKVSELEEIKLKQQEEVNTRELVETSLKTQEAQFSVVQEELAKVLKEKEALEATVAEITSKAKQMEELRSDLEEKLRLSDENFCKTDSLLSQALSNNAELEEKLRSLEDLHNESGAAAATATQKNLELEDIIQASNATAEEAKSQLRELETQFIAAEQKNVELEQKLNHTELKSSDAEREMKELSEKISELNATLRVFEEEKVQLNGQMQEYQEKINQLESTLNQSSLRNSELEEELKIAVGKCTEHEDRATMNHQRSLELEDLIQVSHSKVEDASKKASEFELLLEAEKHRIQELEEQISTLEKKCGDAEADSKTYSDKVLELSSELETFQARASSLEIALQTANEKERELTESLNLAIDEKGRLEDASTSSSEKLAEAENLLEVLKNELNLTQEKLVSIENDLKAAGMRENEVMEKLKSAEEELEQQGRVIEQATARNSELELLHDSLARDSEGKLQEAMANLNNRDSEAKSLFEKLKIHEDQVKIYEEQVAQAAGNSASLKEELDQTLLKLSSLESTNQELREQISKAENKASQSFSENELLVETNVQLKSKIGELQELLNSTLSEKEATAQQLVSHKNTITELTDQHSRAFELHSAAEGRIVEAERQLQEATHRFTHRDSEAKDLSEKLSALETQIGLYKEQAQEASTKAEARNIELEETLSKLKHLESIVEELQTKSSDLEKETGGLAEANMKLTEEVATYESTLSDLQANLLAALAEKDGTVEELNSSKKAIEDLTHQLASEGQKLQYQISSIMEENNLLTETHQNATKELQSVILQLEEQLNEHNAKEDALRSEIENQKAEIAEKLLLQTRLKELEEKLMKSEDQLKQEVQSIQVAAAGKEAELLSKLEDHAHKVHDRDLLHETVLELQKELQLAQSTHAEQNEKYSQKELEREAALEHSRGELEAKNKEIVLLEKQVKELEQKLQLADAKLSQKGGDRGGSPTEQEEGLEVKSRDIGSTISTPSKRKSKRKSEAPSAAQTSSSSETHAKTAEASPFTTFKFILGVALLSVIFGIILGKRY, via the exons ATGGAAGAAGAGACACTAGTGAATTCAGAAGTTCCGGTGCTGAAGGCTGCCGAGGATGCTGTGATTGATGCCGATCCCATTAATAAG GTAACAAATGGAGACTTGCCCCAATTAGGAAAAGAAGGcaagaaagaagaggaagaaactgACGGggagtttataaaaattgagaAGGAATCTATAGATGCTTCACACACAGGTGTAACAGCATCTGTAGAGGACAACCACCCAACTGTCATTGAGAGAAGTTCAAGCAGAGAATTACTTGAAGCCCAAGAGAAGATAAGAGAACTAGAGTTTGAATTAGAAAGACTAGCTGGAGCAATTAAGCATTCAGAATCTGAGAGTTCTCAGCTGAAGGACGAGGTCTCACAGACAAAGGAGAAGCTGGTAGAAAGTGGAAAGAAGTATGAAGAGCTTGAACTCAACCACAAGAAAATGCAAGAACAAATTGTAGAAGACAAGGAGAAACACAGTGCACAGATAAACAGTTTGCAAGAGGCATTGCAAGCTCATGAAACAAAGAGCAAGGAGCTGGTTAAGGTGAAGGAAGCATTTGATGGTCTCAGCCTTGAGCTCGAGACCTCAAAAAAGAGGATGCAGGAGTTGGAGGATGAGCTGCAATGTTCTGCAGGTGAGGCACAGAAGTTTGAGGAGCTGCACAAACAAAGTGGCTCACATGCAGAATCTGAGACAAAGAGGGCCTTGGAGTTTGAGAGATTGCTGGAAGTGGCAAAACTGAGCGCCAAAGAAATGGAAGATCAGATGGCTTCTGTACAAGAGGAACTGAAGGGCGTGTATGAAAAGATTGCTGAGAATCAGAAGGTTGAAGAAGCTCTCAAGGTAACTGCAGCAGAGCTTTCTGTAGTCCAAGATGAGTTGGCGCTTTCAAAATCCCAAGTACTGGACATAGAGCAGAGACTTTCTTCAAGAGAGGATCTTATAAATGAACTGACCCAGGAACTGGACTCAAGAAAGGGTTCAGAATCTCAGATGAAGGAACATATCTCCTCACTTGAAATTCTTATAGCCTCAACTAAAGAAGATCTTCAAGTAAAGGTTTCTGAACTGGAAGAAATCAAGTTGAAGCAGCAGGAGGAAGTGAACACAAGGGAATTAGTTGAGACTTCATTGAAAACCCAGGAAGCACAATTTTCAGTAGTACAAGAGGAATTGGCTAAAGtactcaaagaaaaagaagctcTTGAAGCAACTGTGGCAGAAATCACTAGCAAGGCAAAGCAAATGGAGGAATTGCGCAGCGATCTAGAGGAGAAATTGAGGCTCTCAGATGAGAATTTCTGCAAAACAGATTCTCTTTTGTCGCAAGCGTTGTCGAACAATGCAGAGCTTGAAGAGAAGTTGAGGTCTCTGGAAGATCTTCATAACGAGTCTGGAGCTGCAGCAGCAACTGCTACTcaaaaaaatctcgagctcgagGATATAATCCAGGCTTCAAATGCAACGGCAGAAGAGGCAAAATCACAACTGAGAGAGCTTGAGACACAATTTATAGCTGCAGAACAAAAGAATGTGGAGCTTGAGCAAAAGCTAAACCATACAGAACTAAAAAGCAGCGATGccgagagagagatgaaagaacTTTCTGAGAAAATATCTGAACTAAATGCTACATTGAGAGtgtttgaggaagaaaaagttCAACTGAATGGCCAAATGCAGGAATAccaggaaaaaataaatcagctgGAATCAACTCTAAACCAGTCCTCATTACGAAATTCAGAGCTTGAGGAGGAATTGAAGATTGCTGTCGGTAAATGCACTGAACATGAGGATCGAGCCACTATGAACCATCAGCGTAGCCTTGAGCTAGAAGACTTGATCCAGGTATCTCATTCCAAAGTGGAGGACGCCAGTAAAAAGGCGAGTGAGTTCGAGTTGCTACTCGAAGCAGAGAAGCATAGAATTCAGGAACTTGAAGAACAGATAAGCACATTAGAAAAGAAATGTGGGGACGCTGAAGCAGATTCCAAGACATACTCTGACAAGGTATTAGAACTTTCGTCAGAACTTGAGACATTCCAAGCTCGAGCATCAAGCCTTGAAATTGCACTGCAAACGGCTAACGAAAAGGAAAGAGAGCTGACAGAGTCCTTGAATCTAGCAATAGATGAGAAGGGAAGACTAGAAGATGCATCGACCAGTTCTAGCGAGAAGCTTGCTGAAGCAGAAAATCTATTGGAGGTCTTGAAGAATGAATTGAATCTGACACAGGAGAAGTTGGTAAGCATTGAAAATGATCTTAAGGCTGCAggaatgagagagaatgaggTAATGGAGAAGCTTAAATCTGCAGAAGAGGAACTAGAGCAACAAGGAAGAGTGATAGAACAAGCTACTGCAAGAAACTCAGAGCTGGAATTGTTACACGATTCCCTAGCAAGAGATTCTGAGGGTAAACTCCAAGAAGCAATGGCAAATCTCAACAATAGGGATTCTGAGGCAAAATCTTTGTTTGAGAAACTGAAGATACATGAAGACCAGGTGAAGATTTATGAAGAGCAGGTGGCTCAAGCGGCTGGAAATTCTGCATCTTTGAAGGAGGAGTTGGATCAGACTTTATTGAAATTGTCTTCTTTGGAAAGCACAAATCAAGAACTCCGAGAACAGATTTCGAAAGCTGAAAATAAAGCTTCTCAGTCTTTCTCAGAGAATGAGCTGTTAGTCGAGACCAATGTTCAGCTCAAAAGTAAGATTGGTGAACTCCAGGAATTGCTTAATTCTACTCTTTCCGAGAAGGAAGCCACTGCTCAACAACTTGTTTCTCACAAGAACACTATCACAGAGTTAACAGACCAGCACTCAAGAGCCTTTGAACTACACTCTGCAGCTGAGGGTCGCATTGTGGAAGCAGAAAGACAGTTACAAGAAGCCACTCACAGATTCACTCACAGAGATTCTGAAGCCAAAGACTTGAGTGAGAAACTGAGTGCTCTAGAAACCCAGATTGGCTTGTATAAAGAACAGGCTCAAGAGGCATCTACAAAGGCCGAAGCTCGAAATATTGAGTTGGAAGAGACTCTCTCTAAGTTAAAGCATCTAGAAAGCATTGTTGAGGAACTGCAGACCAAGTCAAGTGACTTAGAAAAAGAGACTGGAGGGCTGGCCGAGGCAAATATGAAGCTTACTGAGGAAGTGGCCACGTACGAGTCCACACTGAGCGATTTACAGGCAAATCTGTTGGCAGCTCTTGCAGAGAAGGATGGAACAGTTGAAGAGCTTAACTCTTCAAAGAAGGCCATAGAAGATTTGACACATCAGCTTGCTTCTGAAGGGCAGAAACTACAATATCAG ATATCTTCAATTATGGAAGAAAACAACCTTCTCACTGAAACACATCAAAATGCCACAAAGGAACTTCAGTCTGTGATATTGCAGCTTGAAGAACAGTTGAACGAACATAATGCAAAAGAAGACGCTTTGAGATCTGAGATTGAAAATCAAAAGGCTGAGATTGCTGAGAAACTTTTGCTGCAAACTCGTCTCAAGGAACTTGaggaaaaattaatgaaatctGAAGATCAATTGAAACAAGAG GTGCAAAGCATTCAGGTGGCAGCAGCTGGAAAAGAGGCAGAATTACTTTCAAAATTGGAGGATCATGCTCATAAAGTTCATGATAGAGATTTATTACATGAAACAGTGCTAGAACTTCAGAAAGAATTACAACTTGCTCAGAGCACGCATGCTGAACAG AACGAAAAGTATTCTCAAAAGGAGTTGGAAAGAGAAGCAGCACTGGAGCATTCTCGTGGAGAGCTTGAAGCAAAGAACAAAGAAATCGTGCTACTAGAGAAGCAAGTCAAAGAGCTTGAGCAGAAATTGCAGCTGGCTGATGCTAAACTGTCGCAAAAG GGAGGAGATAGGGGGGGCAGTCCAACTGAACAGGAGGAAGGGTTAGAGGTTAAATCCAGGGACATTGGATCAACCATTTCCACTCCATCAAAAAGGAAGAGCAAGAGAAAGTCAGAAGCACCATCTGCTGCTCAAACCTCATCTTCTTCAGAGACGCATGCTAAAACTGCTGAGGCTTCTCCTTTCACGACCTTTAAGTTCATCTTGGGAGTAGCTCTACTATCTGTGATATTTGGCATAATTCTTGGGAAACGATATTAG
- the LOC108996381 gene encoding scarecrow-like protein 23: MLQSLVPQSPISNPSNSSAMKSKRVDREDSSGDDATTKRMNFSNEASVSGEKTMDEREEGESIGLKLLGLLLQCAESVALEHLDEAADLLPEIAELSSPYGSSPQRVGAYFAHALQARVITSYLGTYWPLSSKTRTLTQSQKIFSALQSYNSISPLVKFSHFTANQAIFQALDGEEHVHVIDLDIMQGLQWPGLFHILASRNKKIRSMRVTGFGSSSDLLESTGKRLGDFASSLGLPFEFHPFEGKIGNVKDLSQLGVRPNEAIVVHWMHHCLYDITGSDLGTLKVLALLRPKLITIVEQDLSHGGGFLARFVEALHYYSALFDALGDGLGEDNLDRHMVEQQLFGCEIRNIMAVGGPKRTGEEKVERWGEELRRVGFQPISLGGNPAAQANLLLGMFPWKGYTLVEDNGCLKLGWKDLSLLTASAWQPSN, encoded by the coding sequence ATGCTTCAGAGCTTGGTTCCACAGTCCCCAATATCGAACCCTTCCAATAGCTCTGCGATGAAGTCGAAGCGCGTGGACCGTGAAGACAGCTCTGGGGACGATGCGACGACGAAGCGGATGAATTTCTCCAACGAAGCGTCGGTCTCCGGCGAGAAGACCATGGACGAAAGAGAGGAGGGTGAGTCCATCGGCCTGAAACTATTGGGGCTTCTGCTGCAGTGCGCCGAGAGCGTGGCCTTGGAGCACCTCGACGAGGCCGCCGATCTACTTCCCGAAATCGCCGAGCTCTCGTCTCCCTACGGCTCTTCCCCGCAGCGCGTCGGAGCGTACTTTGCCCACGCGCTCCAGGCTCGGGTTATCACCTCATACCTCGGCACCTACTGGCCGCTCAGCTCCAAAACTCGAACCCTCACTCAGTCGCAGAAAATCTTCTCCGCTCTGCAATCCTACAACTCCATCAGTCCCTTGGTCAAATTCTCACACTTCACAGCCAACCAAGCCATTTTCCAAGCATTGGACGGCGAAGAACACGTCCACGTCATCGATCTCGATATAATGCAGGGCCTCCAATGGCCCGGATTGTTCCACATCCTCGCCTCCCGAAACAAGAAGATCCGATCCATGCGGGTCACCGGGTTCGGATCCTCCTCTGATTTGCTGGAGTCGACCGGTAAGAGACTCGGGGACTTCGCGAGTTCTCTGGGGCTTCCCTTCGAGTTCCACCCGTTCGAAGGTAAAATCGGGAATGTGAAAGATCTGAGTCAACTCGGGGTGAGGCCGAACGAGGCCATAGTGGTGCACTGGATGCACCATTGTCTGTACGATATAACGGGAAGCGATTTGGGGACGTTGAAAGTGTTGGCTTTGTTGAGACCCAAACTGATCACAATCGTCGAACAGGATCTGAGCCACGGGGGAGGCTTTTTAGCCAGGTTCGTGGAGGCTTTGCATTACTACAGCGCGTTGTTCGACGCGCTTGGGGACGGATTGGGTGAGGATAACCTGGATAGGCATATGGTGGAGCAGCAATTGTTTGGGTGCGAGATTAGGAACATCATGGCCGTTGGTGGGCCGAAGAGGACCGGAGAGGAGAAGGTGGAGAGGTGGGGAGAGGAGTTAAGGCGGGTCGGATTCCAGCCCATATCACTGGGGGGCAACCCGGCTGCCCAAGCTAACTTGTTGCTTGGGATGTTCCCTTGGAAGGGTTATACATTAGTGGAGGATAATGGTTGCTTGAAGTTAGGTTGGAAGGATCTGTCATTGCTTACAGCCTCGGCATGGCAGCCGTCCAACTGA